From the genome of Candidatus Effluviviaceae Genus V sp.:
GACCGGCCTCGTACATCAGCCTGCCGCGCTCCCGAACGGCCCTGACGCCGTCCTCGAAGTCGATCGAGCCGGCCGCCACGAGCGCCGAGTATTCGCCGAGACTGTGTCCGGCCACGGCCCACGGCTCGACGCCGCGACGAACGAGTTCGGTCATGGCGGCGACGCCGGCGACGAGAAGTGCCGGCTGCGCGTTGTCGGTCCTTGTCAGCTTGTCCTCCGGTCCCTCGAAGGAGACCGCCGCGATGTCGAGACCAACGGCCTCGGACGCCCTTTCGTAAAGGTCGCGAACGTCCTGCGACCCCTCGAAGAGGTCCCGACCCATACCGACCCTCTGCGAGCCCTGTCCGGGAAAGAGAAACGCTGTCCGCTGCAATCGAGGACCTCCCGCCGAACTAGTACCTCATGAGGAGCGAGCCCCAGGTGAAGCCCGCTCCGAAGGCCACCATCGCGACGGTCATGCCGTTCTTGAGACGCCCCTCCTCGATCGCCTCCGTCATCGCGATCGGGATGGATGCCGCCGACGTGTTGCCGTACTTATGAATGTTGACGTAGACCTTCTCTATCGGCGTGCCGGCCCGCTCGGCCACGCTCTGGATGATCCTGATGTTCGCCTGGTGCGGGAAGAGGATGTCGACGTCGTCTCCCGTGATCCCCGCCTCCTCGATCACGCGGACGACCGAGTCGCCCATCGCCTTGACCGCGTTGACGTACACCTTGCGTCCCTGCATTTTGATGTAGTGCTGCCTCTCGTCGACCGTCTCGCGCGAAGCCGGCATCCGCGCGCCGCCCGCCGGACACTCGAGGAGGCCGCCGAGTCGGCCGTCGGACCCCAGCACCTGATGCACGATGCCGTCGGGCTCGCACGTCGGGACGACGACGGCGGCGCCCGCGCCGTCACCGAAGAGCACGCACGTGTTCCGGTCGCTCATGTCCATGAACTTCGTCAGGTTCTCGGCACCTATGACGAGGACCTTCTCCACGGTCCCGGCCTCGATGAACTGCCGGGCGATCGAGAGCCCGTAGATGAAGCCCGAGCAGCCTGCAGCCATGTCGTACGCGAACGCGTTCACGGCACCGATCTTCGCCTGTACGAGGCAGGCCGTCGACGGGAACAGCATGTCGGGGGTCGCCGTTCCGAGGATGATCATCTCGACCTGCTCGGGCTCGACGCCCGCGTTCTCAAGGGCGTTCCGGGCGGCCTCCGCGGCCATGTCGGACGTCGTGACGTCGTCCTCGGCGATGTGCCGCTCCTTGATGCCCGTCATCTGCGTGATCCACTCGTCCGAGGTGTCGACGATTTGAGCGAAGTCTTCGTTCGTCATCACCTTCGGCGGCGCATACATCCCCATTCCGGCGATGCGGGCCGTTCTCTTCGACTCAGCCATGCTGCTCCACCACTTCCTTGAGGCGCGCGACGATGCGCCCGCAGAGGTCGGTCTCGACGAAGCGTGACGCGACCATGACGGCGTTCTTGATCGCCTTTGCGGACGAGCCGCCGTGCGCGATGATAACGACCCCGTCAACGCCCAGGAGCGGGGCACCACCGTACTCAGCGTAATCGAGGTCCTTCAGACGCTGCCGGAGCTGCTCTCCGTCCCCCGAGTCGCTCAGGAGCTTCAGGACCACGTGGATGACCCCCTCGGCGAGCTTGAGCATGACGTTCCCCACGAAGCCGTCGGTCACGACCACGTCGGCGGCGCCCCTGAAGAGCGACCCGCCCTCGACGTTCCCGACGAACTCCAGCGAACTCGATGCAAGCAGAGCGTAGGCGGCCTGCTCGCGCTCGCCGCCCTTCGTCTCCTCCTCACCGATGTTCATGAGACCCACGCGGGGGTTGCCGCGCCCGAGCACGTTGCGCGCGTACGCCGCGCCCATCATGCCGAACGCCAGAAGATCCTGAGGTTTGGAGTCAATGCTGGCCCCGACGTCGACGACGACCGTGGGGTCGCCCGTCGTCGGGAAGAGGCCGGCGATGCCGGGGCGCCGGACGTTCGGCAGCATTCCGAGTCCGAGAAGCGACGAGGCGACGACGGCGCCCGTGTTGCCGGCGCTGACGAGCCCGTCGACCTCGCCCCGCTTCTGGAGTTCCGTGGCGACGACGATCGAGGAACGCCGCTTCCGGCGGACCGCCGTCGCGGGCTGCTCGTGCATGCCGATCACCTCGTCGGCCTGCACGATCTCCGGCAGGGGCTCGTCGGAACCGGAGTCGCGATGGGCGCGCTCTATCTCGTCCCTCCGCCCGACCAGCACGACCTCGAGCGGACCTTCCGCCTCCCGCATCGCCGACAGCGCTCCCTCGATCTCGACGGCCGGGGCGTTATCTCCCCCCATCGCGTCGACGGCGATACGTGTCGGACGGTCTCTCTCGGCGTCACCGGCTGTGCGGAGCTGCCCGGGACGGTCGCCCAAACGCTACTCCTGTTCCTTGGGCTCTTCTATGATCTCTCGGCCGTTGTACATGCCGCAGTGCGGGCACACCCGGTGCGGCAGCTTGGGCTCGCCGCACGAAGGACACACCGACAGGGAGGGCTTCTTCGCCTTCCAGTGCGTGCGCCGCTTCCGGCCCCGCGCCTTGGAGCTCTTCCTCTTGGGAACCGCCATTCGTTCCTCCGATTGCGTCGTCAATAGACGTTCTGGACCGACAGGGACCCCTTTGTACAGGGATCCCTGTCAGCCCGGATGATATTCGATATGGTAGTGACGGACCTGCGGCCCGTCAAGCTCAAACTCCGGCGCGTGCGACCACGAACGGGTCGAGCCCGGCCTCCTCGACCTTGAGCGAGAAGGTCGTCTCGGCCGCGTCCGTCCAGCGCGGGTGGAAGAAAACGACGGTCGGTCCGTCGGCGACGTGCCGGCCGGCCCTCGCGCGGCCTCCGGACTGCCACACTGTGCCGTCCCCGTCGAGAGACCAGTCGGCGATCGGGCCGCCCGCGAGCGCGCTCTCAAGCTCGCGCCGCACGGCGTCGGGGTCGGAGTCGCCCATCTCGAGCCCCGCCTCGCGGCCGAGCGCGGCCAGGAGCTCGAGCGCGGTCACGGCCGCCGCGGGCCGCGACGCAGCGGTCACCCGCTGCACGCGCCGCTCGCTGTTCGTGAAGCTCCCGTCGACCTCTCCGAAGGAGGCCAGAGGGAGCACGACGTCGGCCATGCCCGCCGTCACGTTCGGTATCGAGTCGGCGACGACCAGCGTATCCAGTTTCCCGAACGCCTCCCGCACTCTACTCGCGTCGTCCGTTCCGACCAGCGGATCCTCACCGACGATGAGCGCCGCCCTGACGGATCCGGCCTCGATCAGCGCGACCGGATCGAACGGCTCGGCTCCCGCCGCCGGAACGTCGCCGCCCATGACGCCCGCGTACCGCGCGAGCGTCTCCGGGTCCGCCGCATCGGCCTGTCCCGGGAGCAGCCGGGGATGCAGCCCGGAATCGGTGATACCCTGCCCGTTCGCACGCATCCTCAGGAAGAGCACACGGTCGGTGCACCCGGCCGTCGAGGCCAGTGCCACGGCCATCGCTGCGTCCTCACCGGCCGAGCGCCGGTCGAACGACAGTACATTGGCGACCAGCGTCGGGCGGTCGCCTCCGATGAAGGCCCGCCCCGCTTCGGTCAGCACGTCGGCGTAGACGCCCGCCTCCTCAGCCAGCGCGGCCGGCCCGCCGTCCGGAACGGCCGCCTTGACCGCGGCCGGGTCGACGTGTTCAGGCGCCGCGCCGCTCTCGAGCCCCGCCAGGACCCACGCGGCCAGGAGCCCGCCGAGCCTGTCGGGGGCGATCCGGATCCAGGTGTCGGCAAGCCGGGCCATGCGCGTCTCGGTCTCCGAGACGACGATGAGCCGCGCGCCCCGGGCGACGGCCTTCCTGACGTGGATACCCGCGACCGTCTGCTCCTCGGCGATGTCCGAGTCGAGCAGCAGA
Proteins encoded in this window:
- the plsX gene encoding phosphate acyltransferase PlsX, with product MGGDNAPAVEIEGALSAMREAEGPLEVVLVGRRDEIERAHRDSGSDEPLPEIVQADEVIGMHEQPATAVRRKRRSSIVVATELQKRGEVDGLVSAGNTGAVVASSLLGLGMLPNVRRPGIAGLFPTTGDPTVVVDVGASIDSKPQDLLAFGMMGAAYARNVLGRGNPRVGLMNIGEEETKGGEREQAAYALLASSSLEFVGNVEGGSLFRGAADVVVTDGFVGNVMLKLAEGVIHVVLKLLSDSGDGEQLRQRLKDLDYAEYGGAPLLGVDGVVIIAHGGSSAKAIKNAVMVASRFVETDLCGRIVARLKEVVEQHG
- the fabH gene encoding beta-ketoacyl-ACP synthase III, with the translated sequence MAESKRTARIAGMGMYAPPKVMTNEDFAQIVDTSDEWITQMTGIKERHIAEDDVTTSDMAAEAARNALENAGVEPEQVEMIILGTATPDMLFPSTACLVQAKIGAVNAFAYDMAAGCSGFIYGLSIARQFIEAGTVEKVLVIGAENLTKFMDMSDRNTCVLFGDGAGAAVVVPTCEPDGIVHQVLGSDGRLGGLLECPAGGARMPASRETVDERQHYIKMQGRKVYVNAVKAMGDSVVRVIEEAGITGDDVDILFPHQANIRIIQSVAERAGTPIEKVYVNIHKYGNTSAASIPIAMTEAIEEGRLKNGMTVAMVAFGAGFTWGSLLMRY
- the rpmF gene encoding 50S ribosomal protein L32 yields the protein MAVPKRKSSKARGRKRRTHWKAKKPSLSVCPSCGEPKLPHRVCPHCGMYNGREIIEEPKEQE